The genomic window AACGCTATTCAACTCCAAAGATTTTGCCGAAAAAAGCACGACCTCATGTCCTTTAGACAAACTCGAAGCAGCTTCTCCTGTAATGTTATAACTTGAAGTATTTAGTTCCCACCCTTTTATTTTGGGCATTTTGACATTTTCATCAATTCTATTATTATAACCCTCATAAGGATATAAAGCCGTAATAAAACTGAAATTATTTTCGTTCATTTTTGAAACTACCGACCATTGTTTACCACGTTGTCCAGAGTTTAAAACAGCATCGGCTTTATTTATTTGTAAAATATCCAATCCAGAAGCATCATCGAAACTAGAACGAATTAAATTCGCTCCTTCTTCTAAAGTATAATGCCCTTGCCAAACCTGTTTATAAGTATGCTTTTCCTCAGATGTAAAATTATCTTTTACAATCCAAAAATCATCCTTTAGATAAATGACTTGTCGGTTATATTTAACACCTATATTTTCAAACCCGTCATGACTTCCTATAAAAATATCTAAATCCTTATTTTTCTCCCACGCAGTTATTTTTGGCTTAGGTAAATTTAAAAACTTCCCAAAACCGCTTCCTCCTTTGTTAGACGTATATTGTTTACCTATTAATTCATCATCAACCAAAGCCACATTTTTTGTCATAGAATTTTTAAAAAGCTCCAAATCTTCCAAGGAATAACGTACTTGATAATTTGGTAAAACAACTTTTCCGTTGGCCATAGCTTGAACACCTAACATATCCCCATGCTGATGATCTGGCTTATCGGTATCTAAACCAGCAGAAATAATCATCATTTTATCATTCTTCTCCCAACCTTCACGCATTATGTAATAACCTGTAGTTGCAAATTCTACCGATTTCATACTTGGCGATTTAGATTCAATATCACTCAACATCTCTAACTGCTTATCGGTAACATACCAAAACATTTTAGCGTCTACCTGACTATTGGCAAAATAGCCCATTTTAGGTGAATCGAACAACAAATAACCCAACGTTAAAGCGCCAGAAATATTATTTTTTTCCGCCCAAGGATCATCAGTATCATCAGATAAAACAGGAGCCGATTTATCGGGATACGCCATTTTTGTTAAACTTACAAAAAGGGATTTCAATCTATCTTTCCAAAACGGACTCACATCTAGATTACTCATTTTTGCAAGCTGATAAACGTAATAATAATTACCAATATCACTCATATGATAATGTACCGTACGCTCAAACTGAAAACCATCATCATTTATTTCTTTAGATAAATGCTCTTCCAAAAGTTTCATAGCGTGATTGTACCATATATCTGTTCCTTCAAAATCCCTAAGTAATATAGAAAGCATGGCTAAAGCCGACAAACCTCTTGTTTGGTGATTACCTGCATGAAACTTAGCGTTATGTTCATACAAATGCTGACCATGCTGTAAAAGCGTTGCTATAGTGATTAACTCATCTTCATCTGTATAACTTTCTTCCCCTAAAAACAAATTATGAATTTGCAACCAATTTAAAACTCGGTAACCAGACCTAAATGATTCGAAAACACCATTTCCATCTTCTATTTTTTCGTATTGATCAGAAGCAAGCGCAGTGTTTAAAGACTTTAATTGATTTTTAAAATAATCTAGATATGTAGTGTCCTTGTTTCTATAATGATATAAATAAGCGATATCGATCATTTTATGCTGGCGTGCCAAATGCCTCATAGCATAAGCGTTTACCGGTTCTCCATTTTGGTAGTTAAACGGGAGTTTCCATTGTGTAGCATCTGGAAATTTTGCTATATGATCTTTGGCTCGTTCTATATGTGATTTTTCCGCGGAAGCGTATAAACTTTTATACTCTAAAAAGCGTTCGTCTTTATTCTTCCAGTTGAAAAAATAACGTTCGGAAAATTTTTCTCGCAAATAATTAGCAAGAACTGCTATTGATATTTCACTTTCATTACCTAATTGAACCTTTACACTTTCCTTTAAATAATTAGAGAGTTCTTGATTTTCAATAATACTTCCAGAAGGAATATCTTGAGCGTAAATAGGTGAAATTATTCCAAGAAAAAACAGTATTAAAATTAATTTTGAATGCTGCAAACTTCTTTTCTTTAATATAAAATATACTTTAATTGAAGCTGTAGAACAAAACATTTTAATGCTGTTTTAATGATTTTTTAAACTGAAGCGTCTTTTAATACATTAACGTCATTTTTAAATTCTCTTCGGTTTTAATTTTACCAGAATTACTGAGTTCGTTATCCGATTCGTAATTCTCTTTAGCTCCCCAAAGAATGGCAACATAATCAACCTTATTATTTTTAAAAGTATTTTTTGTAAGATTTACATAAACAATACCTCTATGATTTAACAACATTTTGTTTGGTTCTTTTTCTCCACAATTAGTAAATGTGCTGTTTGTAACGTTTAGATTCCCACCAATGGTAGACTCATCGTAACCTCCGCGATAATAATCAATCACGTTTTGTTTTACATTATCAAACGTACAGCTATTTACTGTTAGATATTCTGTATTATAATCACCTCTATCGTTTGTTTCTTCAGATAATTCTAAACCATTTTCACAATTTGAAATCGACGTGTTTTCAAACGTGATTTTTTCTGCAAACGATTCTTTATACACTTTTAAAACATAATTAAAGTCGCTTATCTCACAACCAGAAACTGTTAAGCCAAAATGGTTAGACATATTTTCTTTTAAACTTGCAAAAGCATAATTTGAATTATTTCCAGTAAGAATAATGTTTTTAATATTTAAAATTCCGTAAGGATTTAGCTCAAATACCGGCGTATTCTCTAATCCTTCAAACACTATTTCAGCCTTATCGCTTCCTTTAGATTGAATTGTA from Algibacter sp. L1A34 includes these protein-coding regions:
- a CDS encoding heparinase II/III family protein; translated protein: MFCSTASIKVYFILKKRSLQHSKLILILFFLGIISPIYAQDIPSGSIIENQELSNYLKESVKVQLGNESEISIAVLANYLREKFSERYFFNWKNKDERFLEYKSLYASAEKSHIERAKDHIAKFPDATQWKLPFNYQNGEPVNAYAMRHLARQHKMIDIAYLYHYRNKDTTYLDYFKNQLKSLNTALASDQYEKIEDGNGVFESFRSGYRVLNWLQIHNLFLGEESYTDEDELITIATLLQHGQHLYEHNAKFHAGNHQTRGLSALAMLSILLRDFEGTDIWYNHAMKLLEEHLSKEINDDGFQFERTVHYHMSDIGNYYYVYQLAKMSNLDVSPFWKDRLKSLFVSLTKMAYPDKSAPVLSDDTDDPWAEKNNISGALTLGYLLFDSPKMGYFANSQVDAKMFWYVTDKQLEMLSDIESKSPSMKSVEFATTGYYIMREGWEKNDKMMIISAGLDTDKPDHQHGDMLGVQAMANGKVVLPNYQVRYSLEDLELFKNSMTKNVALVDDELIGKQYTSNKGGSGFGKFLNLPKPKITAWEKNKDLDIFIGSHDGFENIGVKYNRQVIYLKDDFWIVKDNFTSEEKHTYKQVWQGHYTLEEGANLIRSSFDDASGLDILQINKADAVLNSGQRGKQWSVVSKMNENNFSFITALYPYEGYNNRIDENVKMPKIKGWELNTSSYNITGEAASSLSKGHEVVLFSAKSLELNSVKIEFSESSDMFIKYSDSVLTIQCLGKQDVKTQVKTSKINEAFLIKPGEVILIKI